One Ardenticatenales bacterium DNA segment encodes these proteins:
- a CDS encoding ABC transporter permease has protein sequence MSQTSFADAQPSTPPSTPPPMLVIEPSTGWVSLQLDRVWQYRELLYFLVWRDVKVRYKQTLLGILWIVLQPLASMLVFTLLFGTLLGVPSGDVPYPLFAFAALLPWNYFAGSLNRAATSLVGNTNLITKVYFPRLIIPLAGVFSGLADFAIAFVVFLGLMAFYGVRPTAAVWWLPAFLLLALFTALGFGLWLAALNVRYRDVNHLIPFLLQLWMYATPVVYGSTLIPARFRFLLALNPMTGVVEGFRWALLGQNPPGTRFFVSIIITLLIFSTGLIFFRRTERTFADIV, from the coding sequence ATGTCCCAAACATCCTTCGCCGACGCCCAACCGTCCACCCCGCCGTCCACCCCGCCCCCCATGCTGGTGATAGAACCTTCCACCGGCTGGGTATCTTTGCAGCTTGATCGCGTGTGGCAGTATCGTGAACTCCTGTACTTCCTCGTTTGGCGGGACGTTAAAGTGCGGTACAAGCAGACGTTGCTGGGCATCCTGTGGATTGTGCTACAACCGCTGGCGAGCATGCTCGTTTTCACGCTGCTGTTTGGCACGCTGCTGGGCGTCCCTTCCGGGGATGTGCCGTATCCTCTGTTTGCCTTCGCGGCGCTGCTGCCGTGGAACTACTTCGCCGGCTCGCTCAATCGGGCGGCAACCAGCCTGGTGGGCAACACCAATCTGATCACCAAAGTGTATTTCCCACGCCTGATTATTCCGTTGGCGGGCGTTTTTTCCGGGCTGGCGGATTTTGCCATTGCCTTTGTCGTTTTTCTGGGATTGATGGCTTTTTATGGGGTAAGACCCACGGCGGCGGTATGGTGGCTGCCGGCATTTCTCCTTCTCGCCCTCTTCACCGCCCTGGGATTTGGCCTCTGGCTGGCCGCGCTCAACGTCCGCTACCGCGACGTCAATCACCTCATCCCCTTCCTCCTGCAACTGTGGATGTACGCCACCCCCGTCGTCTACGGCAGCACCCTCATTCCCGCCCGCTTCCGTTTCCTCCTTGCCCTCAACCCCATGACGGGCGTCGTCGAAGGCTTTCGCTGGGCGCTCCTGGGACAAAATCCACCGGGAACCCGCTTCTTCGTCTCCATCATCATCACCCTGCTCATTTTTAGCACCGGCCTCATCTTCTTCCGCCGCACCGAACGTACCTTTGCCGACATTGTCTGA
- a CDS encoding O-antigen ligase family protein — protein MTTPPPRNAAPSPRLAWASLVAAVAAAALWYHWPQVGAWPLLLGLAPWPVARRLPPRSPAHIPLFAFTLTAAVSLGAAYDPATAWAKFWLIIGGWLLFTALVALHQAGLVRQAAWLLAALGAVVSLYFLCTNDWDSYPTKIAMLVDVGRVLRRWMPAFPGHPLHPNVVGGLLGMSLPFAATTVWSNQGWRRAGGAGLLFFSLVGLLFTASRGAWAALAGAALLIGGWQLAGWVSRRRSLPRRWLMLGGLCLSASLALAFLLFGAPAWGRLLAALPGPNSTLSRLDLYRGSLSLAADYPLVGAGLGSFPLLYASYSLLVHVGHSIHAHNLWLDVAIEQGGFGVLALGWLVALAGISVWRMAADEQLPATLAAGALSLTTILAHGMVDDAFYGSRALLLLFAPLAFVLADPRPRQRRQSRRRLAAALLLALLALLPWQRQPRALAWRNFAAARQSRIELTVYQWPDWPLQDAVRRAVDLSQPIAAYERALALDPANASANRRLGQIELSLGDYDRALAHLQAAYAAAPSNNATRQLLGEAIIVTGGVDAGTTLWAGINQAQGQLALRAFWYEHLGDEQRLAWVHEAMR, from the coding sequence GTGACCACGCCGCCGCCGCGGAATGCGGCCCCATCTCCCCGCCTCGCCTGGGCCAGCCTCGTCGCCGCCGTTGCCGCCGCCGCCCTCTGGTATCACTGGCCGCAAGTGGGCGCGTGGCCGCTGCTCCTGGGTCTGGCCCCCTGGCCGGTCGCCCGCCGCCTGCCGCCGCGCAGCCCGGCCCACATCCCCCTGTTCGCCTTCACCCTCACCGCCGCCGTCAGCCTTGGGGCTGCCTACGATCCCGCCACCGCTTGGGCCAAATTCTGGCTGATTATCGGCGGCTGGCTCCTGTTTACCGCCCTGGTCGCCCTGCATCAGGCGGGGTTGGTGCGCCAGGCTGCCTGGCTGCTGGCCGCATTGGGCGCGGTTGTCAGCCTCTATTTCCTTTGCACCAACGACTGGGATTCTTACCCGACGAAGATAGCGATGTTGGTTGATGTCGGGCGCGTTTTGCGGAGATGGATGCCGGCATTTCCCGGTCATCCCCTGCACCCTAACGTCGTCGGCGGCCTGCTGGGGATGAGCCTGCCCTTCGCCGCCACCACAGTGTGGAGCAACCAGGGATGGCGGCGCGCGGGCGGCGCGGGACTGCTGTTTTTCTCCCTGGTCGGTTTGCTTTTCACCGCCTCACGGGGCGCATGGGCGGCTTTAGCCGGAGCCGCGCTCCTGATCGGTGGCTGGCAGTTGGCCGGTTGGGTCAGCCGCCGCCGGTCACTCCCCCGTCGCTGGCTCATGTTGGGCGGCCTTTGCCTCAGCGCCAGCCTGGCCCTGGCGTTTCTCCTGTTCGGCGCGCCCGCCTGGGGTCGCCTGCTGGCCGCGCTCCCCGGCCCGAACAGCACCCTCAGCCGCCTCGACCTTTACCGGGGCAGCCTCTCTCTGGCGGCGGATTATCCGCTGGTGGGCGCGGGATTGGGCAGTTTCCCTTTGCTCTACGCCAGCTACAGCCTGCTCGTCCACGTCGGCCACAGCATACACGCGCACAATTTGTGGCTGGATGTGGCGATTGAGCAAGGCGGGTTCGGCGTGTTGGCGTTGGGATGGCTGGTAGCCCTGGCCGGCATCTCCGTCTGGCGGATGGCGGCGGACGAACAACTGCCCGCGACGCTGGCGGCGGGCGCGCTCTCCCTGACCACCATCCTGGCGCATGGGATGGTGGATGACGCTTTTTATGGCAGCCGGGCATTGCTGCTGCTCTTTGCGCCCCTGGCCTTCGTCCTGGCGGACCCGCGACCACGCCAGAGGCGACAAAGCCGCCGCCGGTTGGCGGCGGCGCTGTTGCTGGCTTTGCTCGCCCTGCTCCCCTGGCAGCGCCAACCGCGGGCGCTGGCCTGGCGCAATTTCGCCGCCGCGCGCCAGAGCCGGATAGAGCTAACCGTCTACCAGTGGCCGGACTGGCCGCTGCAAGATGCCGTGCGCCGCGCCGTGGACCTGAGCCAGCCGATTGCCGCCTATGAACGCGCGTTGGCGCTCGATCCCGCTAACGCCAGCGCCAACCGCCGCCTCGGTCAAATCGAACTCTCTTTGGGCGACTATGATCGCGCCCTGGCGCACCTGCAAGCGGCCTACGCCGCCGCCCCCAGCAACAACGCCACGCGCCAGTTATTGGGCGAAGCAATCATTGTCACGGGGGGGGTGGATGCCGGCACAACCCTATGGGCAGGCATCAATCAAGCGCAGGGGCAACTGGCCTTACGCGCTTTCTGGTATGAACACCTGGGTGATGAACAGCGATTGGCCTGGGTGCATGAGGCAATGCGGTAA
- a CDS encoding exo-alpha-sialidase: MVRHRERPSHLLLMIRRQFSLLWKCRAIFQIGLRRHLSFIHGWYRAAAWCLLWLLGALLLLGAPARAAQAQAAPEHDWSPPQNLSQSGAATDPLLFWDARGVPYVLWRDTLAGPMFTRGNAGTNGAYTWSPPVAVDFPFATARPILLSTPDNVIHAFWLTAEGALQVNQVAAGAFADSAAWSAPQTLAQRVLSLAATIGADDRLHLAYAARQAAPAAPASIFYRQSADDGATWSEPTVRYQSPYLRATAPALQIVAADDLVMLAWDVPPLERVYLSRSADGGASWDAPTLVDRRAPEDLSDAVGPARPVLANAGTTTHLLWPAEHGQDACRLRHQWTDDDGRTWQTGSVPLTGCPQTAQFLGGEEGLLLWAQMPAQLVLLAWNGQQWSDPQAQTGLADLINPATYRRLALACIQMGLDGAERLLLVGCDSGSQDTWATTRAPGDIADWFPPPPVWQPLTAAPSAGNTPSALAVDADGFIHRVWSQAGSIYYARWDGANWSQPVSVLTLPGSDTGPPAITMDARGRLLLTAAGGGSLTFSQAGAAAAAMRSNWSEPLTLPQPHAGGGDPTIAAQGDTLFVAYAIPYNEARGIYLLRSMDGGQSWSAPRTVFAAAAAAWEGVAQPRLALTRDGGLHLLWTRVSLPALSSATPTALYYARSDDGGDTFSPPEQVSDAPPIWYALPVGGEEQVHRLWQTRDGEREAIYHQVSLDGFSWGEAHRVSSRSGLTAAAAAPGAVELLQWTDAGLLHWQWRGGQWLSAESLLLPQMSAAAFLGAALSPNGTLLALLDGGEMGVSFVTSRRVSLPVVLPPPRVPATATPPAPVAPVPTVPLPTPTIPFPKEENAGINLLPTANNNLIWRVIISVIPAGLFVLFVLFRGLRRRREP, encoded by the coding sequence TCCGCCGGCAATTCTCACTCCTCTGGAAATGTAGGGCGATTTTCCAAATCGGGCTACGACGACACCTCAGTTTCATTCATGGGTGGTACCGCGCCGCGGCGTGGTGTCTCCTCTGGCTGCTGGGGGCGCTGCTGCTCCTGGGCGCGCCCGCCCGCGCGGCGCAGGCGCAAGCCGCCCCGGAGCATGACTGGTCGCCGCCGCAAAATCTCTCCCAATCCGGGGCCGCCACCGATCCGCTGCTCTTTTGGGATGCGCGCGGCGTGCCCTATGTCCTCTGGCGGGACACGCTCGCCGGCCCCATGTTCACACGGGGAAATGCCGGCACAAATGGCGCATATACCTGGTCCCCACCGGTGGCCGTTGACTTTCCCTTTGCCACGGCCCGCCCCATCTTGTTATCCACACCGGACAACGTTATCCACGCCTTCTGGCTGACGGCGGAAGGGGCATTGCAAGTCAACCAGGTGGCCGCCGGCGCTTTTGCCGATAGCGCGGCCTGGTCCGCGCCGCAGACGCTGGCGCAGCGTGTCCTGTCGCTGGCGGCTACCATTGGCGCGGATGACCGGCTCCATCTCGCCTACGCCGCGCGTCAGGCCGCCCCCGCCGCCCCTGCGTCCATTTTCTACCGCCAATCCGCTGACGATGGGGCGACCTGGAGCGAGCCAACGGTCCGCTATCAATCCCCCTATTTGCGCGCCACTGCCCCGGCCTTGCAGATCGTTGCCGCTGACGACCTCGTTATGCTGGCCTGGGATGTGCCGCCGCTGGAGCGGGTCTATCTCAGCCGCTCCGCCGATGGGGGCGCGTCGTGGGATGCGCCCACGCTGGTTGACCGGCGCGCGCCGGAGGACCTCAGCGACGCGGTCGGTCCGGCTCGTCCTGTTTTGGCAAATGCCGGCACAACCACACACCTCCTCTGGCCCGCCGAACACGGACAGGACGCCTGCCGTCTGCGTCACCAATGGACCGATGACGATGGCCGCACCTGGCAAACCGGCTCTGTTCCCCTGACCGGCTGCCCGCAAACGGCGCAATTTCTGGGAGGAGAGGAGGGGCTGCTGTTGTGGGCGCAAATGCCGGCACAACTCGTACTCCTCGCCTGGAATGGGCAACAGTGGAGCGATCCCCAGGCGCAAACCGGGCTTGCCGACCTGATCAACCCCGCTACCTATCGTCGCCTGGCGCTGGCCTGCATCCAAATGGGGCTGGATGGCGCGGAACGGCTGCTACTCGTGGGATGCGACAGCGGCAGCCAGGACACCTGGGCGACCACGCGCGCCCCCGGCGACATAGCGGATTGGTTCCCGCCGCCTCCGGTGTGGCAGCCACTCACCGCCGCCCCTTCCGCGGGCAACACCCCCTCCGCGCTGGCCGTTGACGCCGACGGCTTTATCCATCGCGTCTGGTCGCAGGCAGGCAGCATCTATTATGCCCGCTGGGATGGCGCAAACTGGTCCCAACCCGTTTCCGTTCTCACGCTGCCCGGCAGCGACACGGGACCGCCGGCAATCACGATGGACGCGCGCGGGCGGCTGCTGCTCACGGCAGCCGGCGGGGGTTCGCTCACCTTTAGCCAGGCCGGCGCCGCCGCCGCCGCCATGCGCAGCAACTGGTCCGAACCGCTGACCCTGCCCCAACCGCACGCGGGCGGCGGCGACCCGACGATTGCCGCACAAGGGGATACCCTATTCGTGGCCTATGCCATTCCTTATAACGAGGCGCGGGGCATCTATTTGCTGCGTTCGATGGATGGGGGGCAGTCCTGGTCGGCGCCGCGCACCGTTTTTGCGGCGGCGGCGGCGGCGTGGGAAGGCGTCGCGCAGCCGCGCCTGGCGCTGACGCGGGATGGCGGGTTGCATCTACTCTGGACGCGGGTGAGCTTGCCGGCATTGTCGTCCGCCACGCCCACGGCACTCTACTATGCGCGCTCCGATGACGGGGGCGACACCTTTTCCCCGCCGGAACAGGTGTCGGACGCACCGCCAATCTGGTACGCACTGCCGGTCGGTGGAGAGGAGCAAGTGCATCGCCTCTGGCAGACGCGGGATGGCGAGCGCGAGGCGATCTATCACCAGGTTTCCCTGGACGGCTTTTCCTGGGGTGAGGCGCATCGCGTTTCCTCGCGGAGCGGACTGACTGCCGCCGCTGCCGCGCCGGGAGCGGTGGAACTGCTGCAATGGACGGACGCCGGTTTGCTACACTGGCAGTGGCGTGGGGGGCAGTGGCTGAGCGCGGAGTCGTTATTACTCCCGCAGATGTCCGCCGCCGCGTTTTTGGGCGCGGCGCTGTCGCCGAATGGGACGCTGCTGGCGCTGTTGGATGGGGGCGAGATGGGCGTGTCTTTTGTGACCAGCCGCCGCGTGTCGCTGCCCGTAGTTCTGCCGCCGCCGCGTGTGCCGGCAACGGCGACGCCGCCCGCGCCGGTGGCCCCTGTGCCGACCGTGCCATTGCCGACGCCGACGATTCCGTTTCCGAAAGAGGAAAATGCCGGCATCAACCTCCTCCCCACCGCCAATAACAACCTGATTTGGCGCGTCATCATCAGCGTCATCCCCGCCGGCCTCTTCGTCTTGTTCGTCCTCTTCCGTGGCCTGCGCCGACGGAGAGAGCCGTGA